The genomic segment GAAACGCAGCTGGAAGGCAGCCTTGCGCCCGAATGGGACAGCGGCTTTGCCGTGGTCAGCGGCCGCTGGGATCAGGGCGACGGTTTCTGGACCACGCCCAAGGATCAGCGCGTCGCCGCGTCTGTCCCGGCTGCCTATGAAAGCTGGTCCGCCAATGCGCGGGTGGTGCAGCAGCTTGGCGCCGACGTCAGCCTGCAGCTTCGTGGCCTTGCCTTCGAAGATAACCGCACCCTGCGCTTTGCCGGGGCGGATAATGCCACCAAGGGGCAGGATCTCTCGGTCCGCCTTGTCGGCCGGGGCGACTGGCAGTTCGATGTGCTGGCCTATGGCCAGTGGCGCAATTTCTCCAACATCGTGATTTCCTCCAGCACCTACAAGAAGACACTGGATCAGGCCGATACGCCTGCCAGCGGCTTCGGCGGCAAGGTGGAAGTGCGCCCGCCCGTGGGCGGTGGCCACACGCTGCGGCTGGGTGCCGACTTCCGCCAGTCGGACGGTGACCTGACCGAATATCGCTACCTCGCCAGCGGCGCGGGCAATGGCAGCCGCTATGCGGGCGGCACCAATTCGGACCTCGGCCTGTTCGTTGAAGACGATTACACGCTCGGCCCCGTGCTGCTGACCGGCGGTGTGCGTGCGGACCGCTGGAGCATTCGCGACGGTTATCACCGCAATCTCAATGCAGCAGGCGGCGTGATCGAGGATTCGACCTATGCCGACCGGTCGGGCTGGGATTTCTCATGGCGCGTGGGCGCGACGATGGATGTCTCTCGCGGGGTGCGCATGCGTGCGGCGGCCTATACCGGCCTGCGCCTGCCTACGCTGAACGAGTTGTACCGTCCCTTCGTGGTCTTCCCCGTCACCACCTTTGCTAACGCAGACATGAGGAATGAACGGCTAGAAGGCTATGAGGCGGGTCTGGACTTCACGGCTGCCAAGGGTGTCGATCTGGCGCTGACCGTCTTCACCAACCGGGTCGAGAATGCCATTGCCAACGTGACGCTGCACCCAGAGCTTTGCAAGGCGGCTCCGACCGTTTCCGGAAATTGTGACCGGCAGCGGCAGAATGTCGACGCAGTGAAGTCCACCGGCGTCGAACTCGCCGCCAGCTTCGGCAGCGGCCCGGTGAAGTTCCAGGGCACTCTGGCCTATACTGACGCCAAGGTGGAAGGCAGCGGCGTGTCAGCCGCGCTTGATGGCAACCGCCCGGCGCAGACGCCCGACTTTGCCGCCAGCGCGACCGTGAGCTGGGAACCGAAGAAGGACTGGCGCTTCGCTGCGACGGTCCGCCATGTGGCCGACCAGTTCGAAGGCGATGACGAGACCGATGTGCTGCCCGCCGCGACCACCGTGGACCTGTTCGCGCAGGTTCCCGTGATCGAAAAGCTCAGCATCGTGCTGCGCGCCGAAAACCTGTTCGACGAGAAGGTGATTACCCGCAATCAGGCCGGTTCGATGGATCTCGGCGCGCCGCTGACCCTGTGGGGCGGGCTGCGGTACGGGTTCTGAGGAAATGATCCTCCCTGTGAGGCGCAGCCTCATGGGGAGGGGGACCGCGACACCGCAGGTGTCGGGGTGGAGGGGTAGTTACGCTATTACCCCTCCGTCACGCGCCTGCGGCGCGCGCCACCTCCCCATCCTGCTGCGCAGGACAGGGAGGATCTTGCATTACCCCTTCGAAATCACCGTTTCCTTCTCGGTGATGAATTCCACCAGCGCAGGCTGGCCGGCATCGATTGCGGCCAGGGCCCGCTTGAGGGCCGGGACGATTTCGCTCGCCTGCGTTACGCGCTCCCCATGGCAGCCCAGCGAGCGGGCGAAAGCGGCGTAGTCGCCCGAAATATCGGTCGCGCGGTATTTCTCCGTCGCTTCGGGCATGATCGGAAGTTCGATCGCCATTGCTTCATTGTTGAGCAGGATGGACAGGATCGGGATACGATCACGCGCGGCGGTTTCCAGATCGGTGCCGGTGAAGCCGATGGCGGCATCGCCCCACACATTGATGCACAACCTGTCAGGGCATGCGAGCCTTGCGCCCATCGCCAGCCCCAGCCCGTAGCCGAGCTGGGTAGATTTGCCCCAGCCGATATAGGAATGCGGCGTGGTGCTCTTCCAGAAGGGCACCAGCTGGTCGCGCGGGCTGCCGGCGTCATGCGTGATGATGACCTTGTCGACATCCACCGTCTGCTGCAGATCCCACAGCACGCGATAGGGAGAGAGCGGGGATGTCTCCTGCGTACATTTGGGCATCCACTTGGCCAGCCACTCGGCCTCCACGGTCTTGATCTTCGCGGCAATGGGCGCGCTGTCGCGCCGGTGCGGCACGCGGGATTTCACGGCATCGATCAGGGCGCGCAGGGTCAGCTTCGCATCCCCGATCAGCGCCAGTTCGCTGGGCACGGATTTGTCGATGTCCAGCGGGTCGAGCGTAGCATGGATCACCCGCTTGCCGGCCGGAATGGCAAGGCCGAAGGAAGTGGCGGTGAAGGAACAGCCGATCCCGAACAGCAGGTCGCATTCGTCCAGCCATTTGCGCACGCAGCCATTGATCCCGTTGCCGCCCGAACCGAGGGCGAGGGGGTGTGTCTCGTCGAAGGCGCTCTTGCCCGGCAGGCTGGTCATCACCGGGATGGCGAGATGTTCGGCCAGCTCGCGCAGCTCGTCATAGGCTTCGGACCAGTGAATGCCCTGTCCGGCATAGATCGCCGGATTATCGGCCGAAACCAGCGCATCCGCGGCCGTTTCGATATCGGAATGGACCGGCTGGCTCAGCGCCACCTTGCCGGGCACGTAATCCATCGGCGCATCGAACTGCTGGTCGAGAATGTCATAGGGCAGTTCGATCACCACCGGCTGCGGGCGGCCATTGCGCAGCATGGCAAAGGCGCGGCGCATCACGGAGACCACGTCCTTGCCGCTGGTCAGCGGCTCGGCATGTTTGGCCACACTGGCCATGGAGCGGACCGAGTTGAAATTATACGGCACATAGGCCTGGCTCAGCGCATAGCCCTGCGGCATCACCAGCACCGGCACGCAATCGGCATAGGCCTGCGCTACGCCGCCAAAGGCGTTCTCCGCACCCGGGCCCTGCTGCATCACGAAGACGCCCATCTTCTCGCCCTTGGACATGCGGCTCATCGCGTCGGCCATGTGCAGGCCAGTGCGCTCCTGCCGCACGATCACGGTGCGAATGTCGATCCGGGCGGCAGCCTCAAGGATCTGGTTGCGCGGATAGCCGAAGACGATCTCCACCCCTTCGCGCTTCAGTACGGCCGCGATTGCGTCCGCTACTGTGCCGTTGGCGTGAACCTGCTGGCCTGCATTGCCCTTACCCGTTCTCATACCGTCTCCCGATTTATCGGAAGGCGGCTAAATCAAAAGCAGGTGGGGCGCAATCGAGCGAAACCGCGCAGTCCGCTCACTCCGGGTCGGCCAGGCCCCGGTCGAGCCGCTTCACCAGCTCCCCGCAATAGGCGGTTGCCTGATCCGTCTCTTCCGGGCTGAAGCCGTCGAGCAGGCGGAAGCGCCATTCATCAGCGATGGCGAAAACGTCTTTCAGCACAGCCTCGCCCTCGGGCGTAAGGCGCAGCAGCTTGGTGCGGCGGTCATTCGGGTCGGGCAGGCGTTCGACCAGCCCGTCCTTCTCCAGCGAATCGAGCATGCGAGTAAGTGTCGGCCCTTCGATCCGCAGGCGCTTGGCAATGTCGACCTGCGGGCTGAGCGGCGGGGAATTCAGGATCGCGGCCATCGCTTCCATGCGGGCAGCGCTCTGGTTGATCGGCCGCAGCTTCTCGTCCAGCAGCGAGCGCCAGCGGCGCGCGGCCAGCACAAGGGAGATGGTGAAGGAGATTTCGGGCGTGGCCGATCCCCGGCGATATGCTCCGAAAGAGCTATCATCGCCTTCCGGTTGTGCAGCTTCGCTGCCCGCCGATTTCGCCACCATCAATTTGCCCCGACCAGTCAATTACGATCCCGCCGGCGCCTGCGGCACCGGCCGTGTATTTCCCCCTATCGACTACACCATGCGGGTTTGTTGACGGAATGGCAATTTCCGAACGACCAGGAAGTGGAAAACTGGTTCCTGGTCGTTCCGCAGATCAGTCCAGCCCGCGCAGGATATGGTCTGCGGCCTTGTCGCCGATCATGATCGAAGTGGCGTTGGTATTGCCCTGCGGGATCGTGGGCATGACGGAAGCGTCCGCTACCCACAGCCCACGAATGCCGCGCACACGCAGATCTGCATCCAGCACGGCGTCGGGATCGCCATCGACGCCCATTTTGGCCGTGCCGACCGGGTGGAACATCGACATGGACGCCAACCGCACATACTCGCGCAGAGCCTCCTTGCTCTCGAAATCCGCACCGGGGCGGATTTCCTGCAGCACGTGGGAGGATATGGCCCGCTGGCGCATGATACGGCGGGCCAGCGCAATCCCTTCCACCAGTTGCTCCACATCGTCATCCCCGCCCAACAGCTGGTGTTCGATCACCGGCGGGGCTGAAGGATCGGGCGCCCGCAGGCTGACCCGCCCGCGATGGCTGGGGCGCATCAGGCCGATGAAGGTGGCAACCGAGGATTCGGGCTTGAGCAGCACGTTGCCCTGCGGCGTCACTTCGAAGGAGAAAGCCGAAAAGGCCAGTTGCAAATTGGGCACGGGAAGGCCGGGCCTGCCGCGCACATAGGCCTGAGCATGGCCGATGCCGGTGGTCAGGGCGCCGCGGCCGCCCAGTGCGAAACGCAGCAGTTGCAGCGGCGCGCGCAGGCCATGAGCGTCGTTGTTCAACGTGGGCATGTCCACCGCGTTGATAAGATGCAGGCCGACATGATCCTGCAGATTGCCGCCCACTCCGGGCAGGTCGCACAGCACGTCGATGCCCATTTCACGTAAATGGGCCGCCGGGCCGATGCCCGACAGCATCAGCAGGCGCGGGGTATTGAGGGCGCCAGCCGAAAGCACCACGCCTTCGCGCGCGCTCAGGCTGTGGCGCTGGCCGCCACGCTGATAGGTGACGCCATGTGCCTTGCCATCTGCCACCTGGATGGAAAGCACTTCGGCCTCTGTCACTACATCGGGCTTGAGGCCCGATCCCAACCCATCGAGATAGGCTGCCGCGCTGCAGCGCCAGCCGTTGCGCTGCGAAAGCTGGATATGGTCTACACCTTCGGCCAGTTCACCGTTGAGGTCGGGTGAACGATGCACGCCCGCTTCGCAGGCGGCGTCGATCCACTTGTCCGTCACGCCATAGTTGCTGCGGCATTCGGAAACCGCGATCGGGCCGCCAGTGCCGCGCCACTTGTCCGCGCCGCGTTCATTATCTTCCAGCCGCCTGAAATAGGGCAGGCAGGATTCATGATCCCACCCGGCGGCACCCAGTTGCGCCCAGCGATCGTAATCCCAGGCATGGCCGCGGATGAACATCATCCCGTTGATGGCGCTGCCGCCGCCAAGGCGCTTGCCTGCAGGCCAGGGACTTGGGCGGCCGCCCACGGACGGATCCGGCTCGCTGAAATAGCACCAGTCGAACTCCGGGTTCTGGACCAGCTTGCCCATCAGCGCGGGCACGCGCGCGCGGATGTCACGGGCATCCTTGCCCGCTTCCAGCAGGACAACACGTTTTCCGGCTTCGGCCAGTCGGCCCGCGACAGCGCAGCCCGCAGAACCGCCGCCGATCACGATCAGATCGGTCTCCACACTCAATGCTCCCCCTTTGAGTGCGGAGAACATGCCAGCGCCACTGTGCTTTCAGCAAGCGAAGAATTTGAAAACAGGTGGTTTTTCAGAACCTTTCCGATCTTGGGACAGTTTTTTCGGGTGCTAGCGGAACAGGCGCGGCGCGAAATCAGCCAGATACCTGCGCCAATTGATCCATGTGTGGCCGCCGCCGCTTTCATGATAGGTGTGTTCGATTCCGTATTTATCCAGCATCGCGCGGGTCGGCGCCACGCTTCCATAGAGGAAATCTTCCCTGCCCATGGCGTAATAGACAAGGTCCAGATCGCTGGCGGCCTTGCGCAGCGCGGCATCGTTCGCGCTTTCATAACGGGTGACGTCGTCCGGCCCGGCAAGGCCCAGCCCCATCGAGAAAATGCCGATGTAATCGAAGGTCTCCGGGTGAGTGAGGCCAAAGCGCAGCGTGTGCGATCCGCCCATGGAAAGGCCCGCCATGGCGCGATGATGCTGATCGGCCAGAGTGCGGAAACTGGCGTCCACATAGGGGATCAGGTCGCCCAGCAGATCGTCGCCGAAATCGGTGTTGGCCAGCATGTTTCCGCCCGGCTTGTCGGGCGTGTGACCGAAGGGCATGACCACGATCATCGGCGTCGCCTTTCCTTCGGCGATCAGATTGTCGAGGATGTAATTGGCGTGGCCTACGCTGGTCCAGCTATCCGCACTGTCGCCCGCGCCGTGCACCAGATAGAGCACTGGATAGGATTTGCCGTCCTTCATATAGCCCGGCGGCGTGTAGACATAGGCCTGCCGTTTCTGTCCCAACGCATTTGACCAGTAATCGATGCGGCTGACCGCGCCATGCGCGACTTCGGACCTGTAAGTCTGGAATGCGCCTTCCGCGCCTTTGGTCTCGAACGTAGAATTGGTCCCCACGCGTTCATGGCTGAAAGTGGTTCCCTGCGGATCGGGCACGCGCGCGCCGTCCACTTCAAAATTGAAACGGTAGGTATCGGGCGGAACCGGCACTGCGGTGGTGGCGCTCCACAGGCCGGTTTCGTCCTTCACCATCGCAAGTCCGCGCTGCGTGCCCGGTTGCATCCCCATCGGAATCGCCTGATCGATGTCGCTGCTGGTCACGCGTGCGTCATGGGCAGCGGGAGCGCATAGGCGGAAAATCACGCGCCCATCGGGCAGTTGTTCGACCGAACGATAGGTTGCCGGGCCGGCGAAGAAGCCCTGCGGTAGGCAGCTTTTGGGCGCATCTTGCGCGCCGGTCTGCGCAGATAGCGGAGCGGTCGCCGCAATGCCGGACAGGCACAACGCGGCCACGAAACTGGCGTGATATTTCATCCGATCCTCCCCCAGGAATCTCTCACCGCACAAGCCCGGCTCCGCGTGCGATTTGACAAGCGGCGCGCTTCGCAGCAGGGTATTGGGACAGCGTTGTCTCAATCGGGGTGAAAAGGCAAGTCCGCCTTGCGCTCCGTCCGCCGCCCGGCGGATCAGGGAAGGGTGCCGAAGTGAAGTCCAAGTCTGTCCGTAGGGCCGGTCTGCGTGCCATTTCCGCTGGAGCGCTGGTTGCGCTCGTCCCGCTTGCAGCCGCACTGCCTCTTCACGCCAAGGAGAAGCAATCCGTCGATCCGGCAGCCCGCGCTGCCGCGACCGAGGCACAGATGACGGATGACGAGCGGATCACTCTGACGCTGGGCCTGCTGACATCCCCGCGCGGCGATCAACCGGCGCCGGAAGGATCGCACCCCGGTGCGGGCTTCATTCCGGGCATTGCCCGCCTTGGCGTTCCTGCCCTGCATGAAACCGATGCCAGCCTTGGTGTGACGTGGATCAGCGGTGCGCGCGGCAATGGCGGTACCCAATTGCCCAGCGGCACCGCGCAGGGCGCCACCTGGAATGTCGGGCTGATCGAGCAGGGCGGCCGCATGATCGGTTCCGAGGCACGGGCCAAGGGCTTCAACGTCATGCTGGCGGGCGGGATCAACCTGATGCGCGATCCGCGCAATGGCAGGACTTTCGAATATCTGGGCGAAGATCCGCTTCACGCCGGCCTGCTTGGCGGCGCAGCGGTGCGCGGCATCCAGTCCAACCATGTCATTTCCACCGTGAAGCATTTTGCGATCAACCCGCAGGAAACGGGCCGCGCCTTCATGAACACCGTGATCGAGGAAAAGGCCCTGCGCGAAAGCGATCTGCTGGCCTTCGAGATCGCGCTGGAACAGGGCGACCCCGGCGCAATCATGTGCGCCTATAACGCGACCAACGGCGCCCAGAGCTGCGGCAATAAATGGCTGCTGACCGATGTGCTGCGCAAGGATTGGGACTATCGCGGCTTCGTGATGTCGGACTGGGGCGCGGTGGACGGGCTAGATTACGCCTTGGCCGGGCTGGATCAGCAATCGGGTTCACCTATCGACCCCCAACCTTTCTTCGGTGATCAGCTCAAGGCGGCGGCACAATCCGACCCGGCCTATCGCAAAAGGTTGGGTGAGATGACCCGGGCGATCCTTCATGCGATCTACGATAATGGCCTTGATGCCCATCCGTCCGGGTTCGGCACGGTGGATGCGGCGGCCAATTCGGAAGTGGCGCTGAAGGTCGCGCAGGAAGGGATCGTGCTGCTCACCAATCCG from the Erythrobacter sp. SG61-1L genome contains:
- a CDS encoding TonB-dependent receptor, producing the protein MRICLLAGVAIAAISTPAFAQDDASDEFENPPIVVTGHGLDATPSTIAYSTVTVDQEQLQSTASGRIEDALSNVAGFQQFRRSDSRSSNPTAQGVTLRALGGNASSRALVLLDGVPMIDPFFGHVPLSALSPNQLEMIRVTRGGGSGPFGAGALAGTVELEGIDARDLGLFRGEALVNDRGETQLEGSLAPEWDSGFAVVSGRWDQGDGFWTTPKDQRVAASVPAAYESWSANARVVQQLGADVSLQLRGLAFEDNRTLRFAGADNATKGQDLSVRLVGRGDWQFDVLAYGQWRNFSNIVISSSTYKKTLDQADTPASGFGGKVEVRPPVGGGHTLRLGADFRQSDGDLTEYRYLASGAGNGSRYAGGTNSDLGLFVEDDYTLGPVLLTGGVRADRWSIRDGYHRNLNAAGGVIEDSTYADRSGWDFSWRVGATMDVSRGVRMRAAAYTGLRLPTLNELYRPFVVFPVTTFANADMRNERLEGYEAGLDFTAAKGVDLALTVFTNRVENAIANVTLHPELCKAAPTVSGNCDRQRQNVDAVKSTGVELAASFGSGPVKFQGTLAYTDAKVEGSGVSAALDGNRPAQTPDFAASATVSWEPKKDWRFAATVRHVADQFEGDDETDVLPAATTVDLFAQVPVIEKLSIVLRAENLFDEKVITRNQAGSMDLGAPLTLWGGLRYGF
- a CDS encoding thiamine pyrophosphate-requiring protein, with the translated sequence MRTGKGNAGQQVHANGTVADAIAAVLKREGVEIVFGYPRNQILEAAARIDIRTVIVRQERTGLHMADAMSRMSKGEKMGVFVMQQGPGAENAFGGVAQAYADCVPVLVMPQGYALSQAYVPYNFNSVRSMASVAKHAEPLTSGKDVVSVMRRAFAMLRNGRPQPVVIELPYDILDQQFDAPMDYVPGKVALSQPVHSDIETAADALVSADNPAIYAGQGIHWSEAYDELRELAEHLAIPVMTSLPGKSAFDETHPLALGSGGNGINGCVRKWLDECDLLFGIGCSFTATSFGLAIPAGKRVIHATLDPLDIDKSVPSELALIGDAKLTLRALIDAVKSRVPHRRDSAPIAAKIKTVEAEWLAKWMPKCTQETSPLSPYRVLWDLQQTVDVDKVIITHDAGSPRDQLVPFWKSTTPHSYIGWGKSTQLGYGLGLAMGARLACPDRLCINVWGDAAIGFTGTDLETAARDRIPILSILLNNEAMAIELPIMPEATEKYRATDISGDYAAFARSLGCHGERVTQASEIVPALKRALAAIDAGQPALVEFITEKETVISKG
- a CDS encoding MarR family transcriptional regulator, which gives rise to MVAKSAGSEAAQPEGDDSSFGAYRRGSATPEISFTISLVLAARRWRSLLDEKLRPINQSAARMEAMAAILNSPPLSPQVDIAKRLRIEGPTLTRMLDSLEKDGLVERLPDPNDRRTKLLRLTPEGEAVLKDVFAIADEWRFRLLDGFSPEETDQATAYCGELVKRLDRGLADPE
- a CDS encoding FAD-dependent oxidoreductase → METDLIVIGGGSAGCAVAGRLAEAGKRVVLLEAGKDARDIRARVPALMGKLVQNPEFDWCYFSEPDPSVGGRPSPWPAGKRLGGGSAINGMMFIRGHAWDYDRWAQLGAAGWDHESCLPYFRRLEDNERGADKWRGTGGPIAVSECRSNYGVTDKWIDAACEAGVHRSPDLNGELAEGVDHIQLSQRNGWRCSAAAYLDGLGSGLKPDVVTEAEVLSIQVADGKAHGVTYQRGGQRHSLSAREGVVLSAGALNTPRLLMLSGIGPAAHLREMGIDVLCDLPGVGGNLQDHVGLHLINAVDMPTLNNDAHGLRAPLQLLRFALGGRGALTTGIGHAQAYVRGRPGLPVPNLQLAFSAFSFEVTPQGNVLLKPESSVATFIGLMRPSHRGRVSLRAPDPSAPPVIEHQLLGGDDDVEQLVEGIALARRIMRQRAISSHVLQEIRPGADFESKEALREYVRLASMSMFHPVGTAKMGVDGDPDAVLDADLRVRGIRGLWVADASVMPTIPQGNTNATSIMIGDKAADHILRGLD
- a CDS encoding alpha/beta hydrolase-fold protein; the encoded protein is MKYHASFVAALCLSGIAATAPLSAQTGAQDAPKSCLPQGFFAGPATYRSVEQLPDGRVIFRLCAPAAHDARVTSSDIDQAIPMGMQPGTQRGLAMVKDETGLWSATTAVPVPPDTYRFNFEVDGARVPDPQGTTFSHERVGTNSTFETKGAEGAFQTYRSEVAHGAVSRIDYWSNALGQKRQAYVYTPPGYMKDGKSYPVLYLVHGAGDSADSWTSVGHANYILDNLIAEGKATPMIVVMPFGHTPDKPGGNMLANTDFGDDLLGDLIPYVDASFRTLADQHHRAMAGLSMGGSHTLRFGLTHPETFDYIGIFSMGLGLAGPDDVTRYESANDAALRKAASDLDLVYYAMGREDFLYGSVAPTRAMLDKYGIEHTYHESGGGHTWINWRRYLADFAPRLFR
- a CDS encoding glycoside hydrolase family 3 C-terminal domain-containing protein; this encodes MKSKSVRRAGLRAISAGALVALVPLAAALPLHAKEKQSVDPAARAAATEAQMTDDERITLTLGLLTSPRGDQPAPEGSHPGAGFIPGIARLGVPALHETDASLGVTWISGARGNGGTQLPSGTAQGATWNVGLIEQGGRMIGSEARAKGFNVMLAGGINLMRDPRNGRTFEYLGEDPLHAGLLGGAAVRGIQSNHVISTVKHFAINPQETGRAFMNTVIEEKALRESDLLAFEIALEQGDPGAIMCAYNATNGAQSCGNKWLLTDVLRKDWDYRGFVMSDWGAVDGLDYALAGLDQQSGSPIDPQPFFGDQLKAAAQSDPAYRKRLGEMTRAILHAIYDNGLDAHPSGFGTVDAAANSEVALKVAQEGIVLLTNPAGLLPLGPDVRSIAVIGGHADAGTPVGGGSSKVLGDDGPSVSVPGVQDGNGPFAAMLNQDFNRSAPLAAIRAIAPKATIKFRDGTYPAEAALAAAQADVTIIFATQYQTEGFDVPELSLPNGQDALIAAVAKANPNTIVVLETGGPVAMPWKDDVKAVVEAWYPGARGGEAIADVLFGKVNPSGRLPLTFPASVAQLPRPALPGLGEVEPNFVGVGAPGQKLDVDYNIEGADIGYRWFAREGQAPLFAMGHGLSYTTFASEGFSVASGKDGLIARATIRNTGARSGAEVAQVYLADAHGTKLRRLAGFTKLELAPGEAREVSIPLEPRVLADWTADGWQVAAGTYRFVLAKDALADGPVAEVKLPERRIAP